A part of Sebastes fasciatus isolate fSebFas1 chromosome 10, fSebFas1.pri, whole genome shotgun sequence genomic DNA contains:
- the tmtops3a gene encoding teleost multiple tissue opsin 3a produces MVVHIVRNFSTTDSSISVSSSSSILSTDSSLRDSPASQMSRTGHTVVAVCLGFILVAGIINNFLALLIFAKFRSLWTPINVILLNISLSDILVCVFGTPFSFAASVHGRWLIGEYGCKWYGFANSLFGIVSLVSLSVLSYERYTAVQRSSQVDMSDFRKAWLFVGGSWLYSLLWTLPPLLGWSNYGPEGPGTTCSVQWHLRSPTSVSYVLCLFIFCLLLPLLLMVYSYGRILVSIRRVGKINLLAAQRREQHILVMVLSMVSCYMLCWMPYGIMALMATFGRSELVTPTASVVPSVLAKFSTVINPVIYMFFNNQFYRCFVAFVKCSEEPKSVQGEEHPTPGTRFSGFFPVRRQASLSSSQRQICSRHNDRHTLVVHYTP; encoded by the exons atGGTCGTCCACATCGTACGCAACTTCAGCACCACAGACAGCTCAATCTCtgtctccagctccagctccatcCTCAGCACCGACTCCTCTCTGCGGGACTCCCCGGCGTCCCAGATGAGCCGGACCGGACACACGGTGGTGGCAGTATGCCTGGGTTTTATCCTAGTAGCGGGAATCATCAACAACTTCCTGGCTCTCCTGATCTTTGCAAAGTTTCGCTCCCTGTGGACGCCCATCAATGTCATCCTGTTGAACATCAGCCTGAGCGACATCCTGGTGTGCGTCTTCGGCACACCGTTCAGTTTCGCTGCCAGTGTGCACGGCAGGTGGCTCATTGGAGAGTACGGATGCAAGTGGTACGGGTTCGCCAATTCACTCTTTG GGATCGTGTCCCTGGTGTCCCTGTCTGTCCTCTCCTATGAGCGCTACACTGCCGTGCAGCGTTCCTCCCAGGTCGACATGTCAGACTTCAGGAAGGCCTGGCTCTTTGTCGGAGGCTCCTGGCTCTACTCTCTCCTCTGGACCTTGCCGCCCCTGCTGGGTTGGAGCAACTATGGGCCCGAGGGACCCGGCACCACGTGCTCCGTCCAGTGGCACCTCCGCTCACCCACCAGCGTTTCATATGTGTTGTGTCTCTTCATCTTTTGTCTGCTGCTGCCCCTTCTGCTCATGGTCTACTCTTATGGCCGGATCCTGGTGTCAATCAGGAGG GTGGGTAAGATCAATCTGCTGGCAGCTCAGCGCAGAGAGCAGCACATCTTGGTGATGGTGTTGTCCATGGTGTCCTGCTACATGCTGTGCTGGATGCCCTACGGCATCATGGCGCTGATGGCCACCTTCGGCAGGTCGGAACTGGTGACTCCCACGGCCAGCGTTGTGCCCTCCGTCCTGGCCAAGTTCAGCACCGTCATCAACCCGGTCATCTATATGTTCTTCAACAACCAG TTTTACAGATGCTTTGTGGCCTTCGTGAAGTGCAGCGAGGAACCCAAGTCTGTTCAAGGAGAGGAGCACCCGACTCCGGGGACGCGGTTCTCCGGTTTCTTCCCCGTCCGCAGACAAGCCTCCCTCAGCTCTTCACAGCGTCAGATCTGCAGCCGGCACAACGACCGCCACACTCTCGTTGTCCACTACACGCCATAA
- the cd40lg gene encoding CD40 ligand: protein MINTYQTSHAPPPVPPRLSRSHPVLIPAPSQRGHSRSLIRFLVGVVLLQLFLSVGGFIYLYHNDKMLSFQHSSDEGKTAFLSSEKQETSYKALAHMVVIKPSDKESELNYLQWDIPHSVRRSINYYHKSWLTILQPGEYYVYSRVTFSKGLSKIPLVSRVKLRKNETDREEKIVMQAYCNLDSGSGSESIPRLCTATQGEVITLEKGNQLSVWVPNLSLVNYEEGATTFGMYKL from the exons ATGATCAACACCTACCAGACCAGCCATGCTCCACCGCCGGTGCCTCCGCGCCTCAGCAGGTCCCACCCGGTCCTCATCCCGGCTCCATCACAGCGAGGCCACAGCAGATCTCTCATCCGATTTTTGGTCGGTGTGGTGTTGCTGCAATTGTTTCTGTCGGTCGGAGGATTCATCTATCTGTACCACAATgacaaaatg CTTTCATTTCAGCATTCATCAGATGAAGGAAAAA CTGCCTTTCTCTCATCAGAGAAGCAGGAAACTTCCTACAAAGCCTTGGCACACATGGTAGTCATAAAACCATCAGATAAAGAATCTGAAT TGAATTATCTCCAGTGGGACATCCCCCACTCCGTCCGTAGGAGCATCAACTATTACCACAAAAGCTGGCTGACCATCCTGCAGCCTGGCGAGTACTACGTCTATTCCAGGGTGACCTTCTCCAAGGGCCTCTCTAAGATCCCGCTGGTCAGCAGGGTGAAGCTGAGGAAGAACGAGACAGATCGAGAGGAGAAGATTGTGATGCAGGCCTACTGCAACCTGGACAGCGGCAGCGGGTCTGAATCGATCCCTCGCCTGTGCACGGCCACACAGGGAGAGGTGATAACACTGGAGAAGGGAAACCAGCTCAGTGTCTGGGTACCAAACCTGTCACTGGTGAACTACGAGGAAGGAGCCACAACCTTTGGGATGTACAAACTGTAG